ATGGTCTTTATCCTCATCTTCATCAGCTGCCTTCATTAATTCAAAGGCAGAGTTCAGTGGTTCATGCTCATTAGAAGTACTGGTTTCTTGATCACCCTTggcttgtttttcttgttcttgaattaaACCCTCCTCAAGATTATCCGTCTCGATCACACCAGTATGTTGCAGCTCATTTGATTCTCCTTTATCATTATGTACCAAGAATTCCCTTTTATTATCCATTTGCAAAGCAGTATTGCTGAATATTGTCGTTTGAGCTTGATCCACATGCGATAGTACCTCAATCTTCTCATTTCCTTGGATTACCTCGATTCTTACTCGAGAAACCTCATCCAGTTCCTGATCAGGATCAGGGAGCAATGAAATCTTGGTCTCCGATAACTCTAATTCTTCCTGCAATCCTTCGAAAGATGGAGactttccttcttcttttggaTAATCAGAGACTATAGCATTGAGGATGTCCCTTTTTTCATCAAGCTTAGGCTTCCCATCCTAGACCAAATTACTAGCATTATTAGATTTCCCTACCTAGTACTTCAAGTTGTCATGCATTTTCTCAATTCTTGAACCATGTTAAAAtgctcttttctcttttggagaAGCAACAAATGAAACAGTAAATACCTGAATCAAGCATGGAGTGGAGAGCAAGATGGTAGAATCACTGTCACATAACTTGTCAGTCTCATTGCTGAAATTTAAAATCAATTGGACATTCCATTAGTTGGAAATGAAGAAACACACCTTCAATCTCTCACAATCAGTGACAGTTTTCTTACGAGCAGGACATAATGGAAGCAAAAGACTTTAAGTACTATATAAGCTTATaccaaattacttgaaattaagttTTAATTAGTTGTTGTTATTACACTTTCATTAGTATAAGTTTATGAAAAGTTTCGAGGCAAAAAAAGTActtatgatttcttcctatCTGCGTAAACATCCGTAAATAAAATTAACTGGTATCTACATTATGTGAGATATCAAAAATGGAATAATTGAGATACGCACAAGCTAATCCAAATACCACTGtcatcaaaattaatttttcggGAGTTTGGGCAGAGCTAGAGAGAAAGCTACGAGTCAAAACTTTGTATTTGTGTTAAAAAAATTCCTAGGAATAATCGAAGTAAATCCAAGCTGATTCAAACATCACCATCGTTATAAAAATAGCTTTTTCGGGTgttttttaatctaattaaaaaCTTGTATGCAGTAGTGGAGCTAAAATAGTTTAAACTCTGTATtcatatattaaaaaatcacttaatttatataaataacttaaaatTCATCAACTCAGAAACTTGAAATTCTGAATTCGGCTTCTGATTGTATTTTACTAACCTGGAAGGTTGCTGTTGTTGAGGTAGAAGAAAATGAAACCCTTTATTACTTGATTCATTTTCAATTTTCtcattcccctttttctttgtAATATTCTTATTTGTGGATTTCTTGAGCTTTCTTGAAACCAAGAATGCAGAGCCCATAGCAGCAGCTGTTATTAATGCTCCACCCAACAAAATGACACAACCAATGCCACTGACATTTTTGGCTGAGCTAATTTTCATCATGAGCTTTTGATTctctaatttttgtttttttttcttggatTTGGAGTACtccataattataatttatctcaCACAACTTTTGTTGCTTGCTCCAAACTTCTTGGGGATGAAAATTAAAGGAGAATGGGTTGTTAGGTGAGTTTCTCAAAAAGCGTGCATTTTTTCTTATTGGGATTATCAACGCTACGACAGGgctgtttttgtttttttagtttTCTACTCGATGTTCTCGATCCGTATTAGAGTTTTGATTAAATTAGAATCGTATGttgtaaaatttatttgaaagttatattctcgaacatgatttttttcatatccATAGCTAAAATCAATGTTGATTAAGATAGCGCTGTTTGTATGATTTGGAAATGAGATTTTACTACTGCTGATTTTGTGCTGAAATATTTGGTGTACTTTTTAAGTgatattttagttattttattttacttctaataaatgattttttaagataattaagaaaacattaaataatgcttttctaattattatttttatttaaataaaaagttttACATGATGAAAAAAATTACTAAAGAATATTTTACATAACCaagaaattaatatttattaagggtaatttagtaaaaatattttttatttttctagaaatgaataattttttaaagtgtGTGTCTAAGTTAAATATATCACTTATTTAGAAAAGAACGGAGTATTGAAATTAACTTTAGCTCATTACAACAAAAAACTACTTAATTTTATcttgaattaataaaataacaaattatTTGAGGAATAAGTACGATAAGTATTTTGAAACGGAGGAAAT
This DNA window, taken from Solanum dulcamara chromosome 3, daSolDulc1.2, whole genome shotgun sequence, encodes the following:
- the LOC129882967 gene encoding uncharacterized protein LOC129882967, whose amino-acid sequence is MEYSKSKKKKQKLENQKLMMKISSAKNVSGIGCVILLGGALITAAAMGSAFLVSRKLKKSTNKNITKKKGNEKIENESSNKGFHFLLPQQQQPSSNETDKLCDSDSTILLSTPCLIQDGKPKLDEKRDILNAIVSDYPKEEGKSPSFEGLQEELELSETKISLLPDPDQELDEVSRVRIEVIQGNEKIEVLSHVDQAQTTIFSNTALQMDNKREFLVHNDKGESNELQHTGVIETDNLEEGLIQEQEKQAKGDQETSTSNEHEPLNSAFELMKAADEDEDKDHFQCMYIEEQCADAETQIDQIAKLFDERMQLSDEEECAKQNDQVKSCYVEATSEYIPCRTYSIDVQNLDASVDDQHSAEVMDPAANGEQSLETEQLVEKQSFESDCQGNVLKENEVEDIVFVNEEEEEDDDYDDNIDKEDAAQEVEDDILEEARNSSMQSNSDKLWPADSNQELLLEHKEEIVKEVEEGTKIEEDELCSVENCNLKSTQNDVTITSCQQSYDGKDDSTVNVIDSYRTKLMYLDDIAAITRGRRVLLGVLLALIWYFVLKGILPSGIGGFKS